Proteins from a single region of Segatella copri:
- the upp gene encoding uracil phosphoribosyltransferase, whose protein sequence is MKINNLSEHNCIINRYLAEMRDCDYQKNRLLFRNNIMRIGEYEAFEISKTLNYEKTEVTTPLGVAQVNLPTEKIVIGTIFRAGLPFHEGFLNIFDHSGNAFVSAYREYTNKEHTEVGVHIEYLATPDLTDKVLIIADPMLATGISMEMGMKAFLTKGNPKHIHIACVLAAPEGIEHVKKTFPEDKTTIWCASIDEGLNEHKYIVPGFGDAGDLCYGSKL, encoded by the coding sequence ATGAAGATAAATAATCTGAGCGAGCACAATTGCATCATCAACCGCTATCTGGCAGAGATGCGTGACTGCGATTATCAAAAGAACCGATTGCTCTTCCGCAACAACATCATGAGAATCGGTGAGTATGAAGCCTTTGAAATATCAAAGACTCTTAATTACGAAAAGACTGAGGTGACTACACCGCTCGGTGTGGCCCAGGTTAATCTTCCTACCGAAAAGATTGTCATCGGTACTATATTCCGTGCCGGACTTCCTTTCCACGAAGGTTTCCTCAATATTTTCGACCACTCTGGCAATGCCTTTGTGAGTGCTTATCGCGAGTATACCAACAAGGAGCATACTGAAGTGGGCGTACATATCGAATACCTCGCTACACCTGATCTTACTGATAAGGTGCTCATCATTGCCGACCCTATGCTTGCCACAGGTATCAGCATGGAGATGGGTATGAAGGCTTTCCTCACCAAGGGCAATCCTAAACATATCCACATTGCCTGTGTTCTCGCTGCACCTGAGGGCATTGAGCACGTCAAGAAGACCTTCCCTGAGGACAAGACTACTATCTGGTGTGCCTCTATTGATGAGGGGTTGAACGAGCATAAGTATATCGTGCCAGGCTTCGGCGACGCCGGCGACTTGTGCTATGGCAGCAAGCTCTAA
- a CDS encoding SusC/RagA family TonB-linked outer membrane protein, whose translation MKKLLLLLTLSCFAQFSFAQNKVVKGSVLDTSGYPIIGATIKIVGSNQATVTDMDGNFTIQDVNPKATINVSYIGMQPQTLKVTDNLKVVLNDDFQNLNDVVVIGYGSAKAKDLTSPITIIKADDIKSTPSSSPMSALQGKVAGVNVVNSGTPGAGPTVRVRGVGSFGNSSPLYVVDGMFYDDINFINNDDIQDMTILKDASAAAIYGVRAANGVVLITTKKGVKNQSAKITYDGYVGIQKATNVLKMANSSQYATMLMEANFNAYSPMIKNSIDRFGGSYADSDFHKWTYGANTDWYDELLRTAVMTNHSIGISGGSDKSTYSLGMSYLAQDGIMDVKNNYKRLNFRAAIDYDATKWLKVGFNGVFSQSSQILPNNTAWQQAFNTPGLIPVYDNNNENAKPEKYASPKSIGLSDNFKNPVATANYYDSKNDLRQYMTNFYAQLNIVPEKLTFKTSINYNYQNIDGRTFVPTYYVESNQQSNATSLTKTNTQYNNYIWDNTLTYKDSFGKHNFGAMLGTSMRQETYKNLWGSAPNVPEGNDSYLYLGQGSTTGITLGDDGTKFRGLSYFARLNYDFDSKYYLMFTMRADGSSKYQDKWGYFPSVGASWVISEESWMKNQSIIDYLKVRASWGKLGNDHVAASDGFASISTGNSASGVFGNTVFPGYQNNTYFSWLQWEVVDEINAGFNLSTLQGRLNIDADYFHRMTKHAVISPLVSFENKSLAGNYGKILNEGLDFSMTWNDRIGKDFKYHAGVNMSFLRNKVKSLGGANIINGGKTINMVGKEMNSFYGFKVVGIYQTPKECQNDPIAVANGLEPGDFKYEDVNHDGVIDAADKQTLGSYIPNFTYGINLGFSYKNLDFELSTYGQAGAQMYNRKRALRYAQSDFNFDEDQVKNRWTGPGSTNTYPSAKALIKGWNVSDQKVNSFFVESADYFRIQNATLGYSFKNIKMGSYTLPSIRLSVTADRPLTLFSANAFTPELSDAQGWDTEVYPLTSTYTFGVQIQF comes from the coding sequence ATGAAAAAATTATTATTGCTTCTAACACTCTCTTGCTTTGCGCAATTCTCTTTTGCGCAGAATAAGGTCGTGAAAGGTAGTGTCCTAGACACATCTGGTTACCCTATTATAGGTGCGACCATTAAGATTGTTGGCTCTAACCAGGCTACCGTTACCGATATGGATGGTAACTTTACGATCCAAGATGTTAACCCTAAGGCTACTATTAATGTATCTTACATTGGTATGCAGCCTCAGACCTTAAAGGTTACTGATAACCTGAAAGTAGTTTTGAACGATGATTTCCAGAACCTCAATGATGTGGTAGTCATCGGTTACGGTTCTGCTAAGGCCAAGGATTTGACTTCGCCTATCACCATTATCAAGGCTGATGATATCAAGTCTACACCTTCTTCTTCTCCTATGTCTGCCTTGCAGGGTAAGGTTGCAGGTGTGAACGTCGTAAATAGTGGTACGCCTGGTGCTGGTCCTACAGTGCGTGTCCGTGGAGTCGGTTCTTTCGGAAACAGTTCTCCGCTCTATGTTGTTGATGGTATGTTCTATGATGACATCAACTTCATCAACAATGATGATATTCAGGATATGACAATTCTGAAGGATGCTTCTGCTGCAGCAATCTATGGTGTAAGAGCTGCCAATGGTGTTGTACTCATCACGACCAAAAAGGGTGTTAAGAATCAGAGTGCCAAGATTACATACGATGGATATGTAGGTATTCAGAAAGCTACAAATGTATTGAAGATGGCGAACTCTAGCCAGTATGCTACCATGTTGATGGAAGCAAACTTTAATGCTTACTCCCCAATGATCAAGAATTCTATCGACCGTTTTGGGGGTAGCTATGCTGACAGCGATTTCCATAAGTGGACTTATGGTGCAAATACCGATTGGTATGACGAACTTCTTCGTACAGCAGTAATGACCAACCACAGTATTGGTATCAGTGGCGGTAGCGATAAGTCAACTTACTCTTTGGGTATGAGCTACTTGGCACAGGATGGTATCATGGATGTGAAGAACAACTACAAGCGTCTTAACTTCCGTGCTGCCATAGATTACGATGCAACCAAGTGGTTGAAGGTAGGTTTCAATGGAGTATTCAGCCAGTCAAGCCAGATTTTGCCAAACAATACAGCATGGCAGCAAGCATTCAATACTCCTGGTTTGATACCTGTATATGATAATAACAATGAGAATGCCAAGCCTGAAAAGTATGCTTCGCCTAAGAGCATCGGATTGTCTGACAACTTCAAGAATCCTGTAGCTACAGCCAACTACTATGATTCAAAGAATGATTTGCGTCAGTATATGACCAATTTTTATGCTCAGTTGAATATCGTGCCAGAGAAGTTGACTTTCAAGACAAGTATCAACTACAACTATCAGAATATTGATGGCAGAACTTTTGTTCCTACCTACTATGTAGAAAGCAATCAGCAGAGCAATGCTACTTCTTTGACCAAGACCAATACCCAGTATAACAACTATATATGGGATAATACCTTGACCTATAAGGATAGTTTCGGTAAGCACAATTTCGGTGCCATGCTTGGTACATCTATGCGTCAGGAAACTTATAAGAACTTGTGGGGCTCTGCTCCTAATGTACCAGAGGGCAACGATTCTTATCTGTATTTAGGACAGGGTAGCACAACAGGTATTACATTGGGTGATGACGGAACAAAGTTTAGAGGTTTGTCTTACTTTGCCCGTTTGAACTATGATTTCGACAGCAAGTATTACTTGATGTTCACGATGCGTGCTGATGGTTCTTCTAAGTATCAGGACAAGTGGGGTTACTTCCCATCAGTAGGTGCTTCTTGGGTAATTTCAGAGGAATCCTGGATGAAGAACCAGTCAATTATCGACTATCTGAAGGTTCGTGCCAGCTGGGGTAAGTTGGGTAACGACCACGTAGCAGCAAGTGATGGCTTCGCATCCATCTCCACCGGTAATAGTGCTTCTGGTGTATTCGGAAATACTGTTTTCCCTGGCTATCAGAATAATACATATTTCAGCTGGTTGCAGTGGGAGGTTGTAGATGAAATCAACGCAGGTTTCAATCTCTCTACTTTGCAGGGCCGCTTGAATATTGATGCCGACTACTTCCACAGAATGACCAAGCATGCTGTGATTTCTCCGCTGGTTTCATTTGAGAATAAGTCATTGGCTGGCAACTATGGTAAGATTTTGAATGAAGGTCTTGATTTCTCTATGACATGGAACGACCGTATAGGTAAGGACTTCAAGTATCATGCAGGTGTAAATATGTCTTTCCTTCGTAATAAGGTAAAGAGCTTGGGTGGCGCTAACATAATCAACGGTGGTAAGACTATCAATATGGTTGGCAAGGAGATGAATTCTTTCTATGGTTTCAAGGTTGTTGGTATCTATCAGACTCCAAAGGAGTGTCAGAATGATCCTATTGCTGTAGCAAACGGTTTGGAACCAGGTGACTTCAAGTATGAGGATGTAAACCATGATGGTGTGATAGATGCAGCAGATAAGCAGACATTGGGTTCTTATATCCCTAACTTCACATACGGTATCAATCTGGGTTTCAGTTACAAGAATCTCGACTTCGAGTTGAGTACATACGGACAGGCTGGTGCTCAGATGTACAACCGTAAGCGTGCTTTGAGATATGCTCAGAGTGACTTCAACTTTGATGAGGATCAGGTAAAGAACCGTTGGACCGGTCCTGGTTCAACCAACACATATCCATCTGCTAAGGCACTGATAAAAGGATGGAACGTATCAGACCAAAAAGTTAATTCTTTCTTCGTAGAGAGCGCAGACTACTTCCGTATTCAGAATGCAACTCTCGGTTACAGTTTCAAGAATATCAAGATGGGTAGCTATACCTTGCCATCAATCCGTTTGAGTGTAACAGCCGACCGCCCATTGACTCTTTTCAGTGCCAACGCTTTCACTCCAGAGTTGAGCGATGCACAGGGGTGGGATACAGAGGTATATCCATTGACAAGCACTTATACATTTGGTGTTCAAATTCAGTTCTAA
- a CDS encoding RagB/SusD family nutrient uptake outer membrane protein, producing MRINKYISAFAVGALMVGVTSCSDYLDIDPENKVPEEKVDFTKTDDMYQPVSGVYAKLRTGGMHWVIWPLSIVRDDDVWSGRIDDQAPLVDFGNFKYDNGFWGLKELWNQYYGMIKVANSAIESLEGYAENLTTEADKKTNRAYQGEVKILRAYAYYRLTQAFGPVTILRSNTQKDLTRSTLNSVNRYMLEDLKYAMENAPRKRPNQMEHKGAVTAYTAAALAAKINLNMGNYDEVERLTDDIIANGGFELYNDFYELFKIPGKLCDESLMECQCTDFGVGSGTMVDADQWFVFQGPANDGNISGWGFIGLYPEFRAWAKNRGETVRYTTSFLEAGTTTPSGDVIRPLKNPTQTDCWNGKAYTPTNELTEGRTKYGSNNNIRILRYADVLLMNAEAKVRLNKNGDAPFNLVRSRAHLGELTNVTVDQILDERRMELCCEWGERYNDLVRTGKAKTVLGPKGWTEAKTYYPLPFMTVNDNPDLKKEPIGE from the coding sequence ATGAGAATCAATAAATATATATCAGCTTTTGCTGTTGGAGCACTGATGGTTGGTGTAACTTCATGCAGTGACTATCTTGATATTGACCCAGAGAACAAAGTTCCTGAGGAGAAGGTAGATTTTACAAAGACCGATGATATGTATCAGCCTGTATCAGGTGTGTATGCAAAGTTGAGAACAGGTGGTATGCACTGGGTGATTTGGCCTTTGTCTATTGTTAGAGATGACGATGTCTGGTCAGGTCGTATTGATGACCAAGCTCCATTGGTAGACTTCGGCAATTTTAAGTACGACAATGGCTTCTGGGGCTTAAAGGAATTATGGAATCAGTATTATGGTATGATTAAGGTGGCTAATTCTGCTATCGAATCATTGGAAGGATATGCCGAGAATCTGACTACTGAAGCAGACAAGAAGACCAATCGTGCTTATCAAGGTGAGGTGAAGATTCTTCGTGCTTATGCTTATTATCGTCTGACACAGGCTTTTGGTCCTGTAACTATCTTGCGTAGCAATACACAGAAGGATTTGACACGTTCAACATTAAATTCTGTAAATCGCTATATGTTGGAGGATTTGAAGTATGCAATGGAGAATGCTCCTCGTAAGCGTCCTAACCAAATGGAGCACAAGGGTGCTGTTACTGCTTACACAGCTGCGGCGTTGGCTGCCAAGATCAACCTCAATATGGGTAACTATGATGAGGTTGAAAGATTGACTGATGATATCATTGCAAATGGTGGTTTTGAGTTGTATAATGACTTTTATGAGTTGTTCAAAATTCCTGGAAAACTCTGTGATGAGTCTTTGATGGAATGTCAGTGTACAGACTTCGGTGTTGGTTCTGGTACAATGGTCGATGCTGACCAGTGGTTTGTGTTCCAGGGACCGGCTAATGATGGTAATATTTCTGGCTGGGGTTTTATTGGTCTTTACCCTGAGTTTAGAGCATGGGCTAAGAATCGTGGTGAAACAGTAAGATATACTACTTCTTTCCTGGAGGCTGGTACAACAACTCCTAGTGGTGATGTTATCCGCCCATTGAAAAACCCTACCCAGACTGATTGTTGGAATGGTAAGGCTTATACTCCAACCAACGAGTTGACTGAAGGCAGAACCAAGTATGGTAGCAATAATAACATTCGAATCTTGCGCTATGCTGATGTTCTCCTGATGAATGCCGAGGCTAAGGTCCGCTTGAACAAGAATGGTGATGCTCCATTCAATCTGGTAAGATCTAGAGCACATCTAGGCGAGTTGACCAACGTAACGGTTGATCAGATTCTTGATGAGCGTAGAATGGAACTCTGTTGTGAGTGGGGTGAGCGTTATAACGATTTGGTACGTACAGGCAAGGCTAAGACCGTGCTAGGACCAAAGGGATGGACAGAGGCTAAGACTTACTATCCGTTGCCATTCATGACCGTAAATGATAATCCTGACTTGAAGAAAGAACCAATCGGGGAATAA
- a CDS encoding endonuclease/exonuclease/phosphatase family protein: MTFNIRLDAASDGDNIWNNRKGAVVDMLNYYQPDLLGMQEVCPNQMDDLKSKLPQYEALGVGRDDGKHQGEHSPLFYLKSRFKLIKHGDFSLSETPDVFGVKGWDASYNRVCSWAILEDKINHKKIAFFNTHLDNDGQIARKEGIRLILKKIDECAKGLPVIITADYNCSDGEPPFMVLRQNGMKSVRDIAPVKYGPNYSWHDFGRLPVGECPLLDHVFVNKNVKATRYRVIDDKPEKVYLSDHFPVLVDLNYK; encoded by the coding sequence ATGACCTTTAATATCCGATTGGATGCTGCATCAGATGGAGATAATATCTGGAACAATCGAAAAGGGGCTGTTGTTGATATGCTCAATTACTATCAGCCGGATCTTTTGGGTATGCAGGAAGTTTGCCCTAATCAAATGGATGATTTAAAATCAAAACTTCCTCAATACGAAGCACTTGGCGTAGGACGAGATGATGGTAAACATCAGGGTGAGCATAGTCCTCTATTTTATCTGAAAAGTCGTTTTAAACTTATTAAGCATGGTGATTTCTCTTTGAGCGAGACTCCAGATGTGTTTGGTGTAAAAGGTTGGGATGCTTCTTATAATCGTGTTTGTAGCTGGGCTATCTTAGAAGATAAAATCAACCACAAGAAGATAGCTTTCTTCAATACTCACCTTGATAATGATGGGCAGATTGCAAGAAAGGAAGGTATTCGGTTGATTCTTAAAAAGATAGATGAGTGCGCTAAGGGGTTGCCTGTGATTATCACAGCTGATTATAATTGCTCAGATGGTGAACCGCCATTCATGGTGCTTCGCCAAAATGGCATGAAAAGTGTTCGTGATATAGCGCCTGTTAAATATGGTCCTAATTATTCTTGGCATGATTTCGGTCGTCTTCCTGTCGGTGAATGTCCATTGCTTGATCATGTGTTTGTGAATAAGAACGTAAAAGCTACCCGTTATCGTGTGATAGATGATAAACCGGAGAAGGTCTATCTTTCAGACCATTTTCCAGTACTGGTTGATTTAAACTATAAATAA